Sequence from the Actinocatenispora sera genome:
TCGGCAGCGGCGCGGTGCGCTTTCGGGGCGTCCGGGTGCGCGAGGGCAGGATCTACGGCGTCGCCGTCGACACGATCCCGGCCGAGATCGCCGGGCACATCGACGCTGCGGTACGCAAGCGCACCCCGACGATCGTGGATGCGTTGGAGGCGGTCGGATACCGCGGGCACGAGAGCCTGCAACGCGTCGAGCCGGTCGCGTTGGACGACGCCACGGCCAGGCTGTGCCAGCGGCGCGCGGGCGAACCGGCGCTGGCCATGACCGGGACCGGCTACGGCGTCGACGGCACACCCATCGACGCCTACACCCTCACGGTGGTCAGCGGGTACGGCATCGGGCTGCACCTGGTGCGCGCCAGCGAACCGAGGGCGGACGACCTCGCTCGGTAGCGCCACTACGCTGCGGCGAGCTCGGCTCGGATCCGCTCCTTGGTCCGGCCGTCTGCGTACGACGCGTCCAGCGCGTTGCGTTGCAGCCCCAGCAACGTGTCCCGGCTCAGACCGTGGACCCGGTGGGCCAGGTCCAGCTCGTCGGTCAGCGTGGTCTGGAAGTACGCCGGATCGTCGGTATTGAGCGTCACGACGAGTCCCGCGTCGAGCATCGCCGTGATCGGGTGCGCCGGTACACCGTCGACCAGCTTCAACCGGGCGTTCGAGGTGATGGCCACATCGAGCGGGATCCTGTTGACGGCAAGGTACTCGACCAGGGCCGGGTCCTCCAGGCAGCGCAAGCCGTGCCCGATGCGCGCCGCGCGCAGCGTTCGCACCGCGCCCCAGATGCTGTCCGGCCCGACCGTCTCGCCGGCGTGCGGCAACGCCGCGAGCCCGCTGGCCCGGGCCCGCTGGAACGACGAGGCGAACAGATCCGGCGGGAAGCCGTCCTCGATCCCGCCGAGGCCGAGCCCCACCACACCGGACGGCGCCTGCGGCCCCAGCAGGTACCCGATGGTGAACTCCGCGGCCGGATCCTCCGACTCGCGGGAGATGTCGCACACCCAGGCTAGCTCCCAGCCCGTACCTTTCGCGGGCCCGGCGACGACCCTCGTCCAGCCCCTCCCGGTACTCCGACATGCTCACGCCGCGCCGGTGATGGTTGATCGGCGACGTCGTGACCTCGGCATAGCGGACGTTCTGGCCGGCGAGCTCGGCGGCGAGAGCCACCACCGCATCGGTGAAGTCCTCCGCGGTGCGAAGCACGGACAGTCCGGCGAAGAACAGCGACGCGAAGTCGGGGAAGCCATCGAAGCTGTACCGCTGGGCCAGCTCGGCGGGCGACTCCGCCCCGACGTCGACCCCGTTGCGGGAGGCAAGCCGGAACAGCGTTCTCGGTCGCAGCGACCCTTCCAGGTGCACGTGCAACTCGATCTTGGGCAGTGCACGCAGCCAGTCACTCGTGTCGTCGTCAGCACACATGTCGCGCGTACCCATCTCGTCGGCGGGTGTCCGGCCAGGCACCGGGACCTTCGGTGCGCACGGCAGCGGAACGCTGCCCGGTCGCCGCCGCGACGGTGAGCCGACCGCGAACCGGCAGAGCGGGCGTGTTGCCGACGCTAGGCCCGGCCGGTTGCGCCCGCCAGTCGCACTCTGCACAGTGCCCGGCCCGGCTGGTACCCGATCGCCTACCGGTGAGGCCGCCCTCGGGAGGGCGAGGACAGAACGACCGTAAGGCCACTATCGGGACACACTATTGCTGTCGGATCGAGTCGGCACCAGGGACGAGAAAGCCCGCCATCGGCGTTCAGCCTGGTGGCGGGCTAATTCTCAAGGGTGGAGCTGAGGGGACTCGAACCCCTGACCCCCACACTGCCAGCGCCGCCGGGACACTCCCCTGACCAGCGAGAACACCCGAACCTGCAGCTCAGACGCGGCAACTGCCAACCGTTGACCAACGTTCGTCGCACCTCACTGACCTTCGCCTCTCCAGAAATCCTCCACCACACCAAGTGTTTGGCGGACTTGACACCCAGAGCTTCGTCAGCCGGCAGGCTAGCTACCGTCCGTGGGAGTGTCCGGAACTTTGTGGGTGGGGCCGGTGATCGTCTTCTAGTTTTCGGTGATGCGGTCGCCGTAGTAGAGGGCGAGTTGGTTGAGCGCGGTCTTCCAGCCGCTGGTTTTACCAGTCACGTTGGCCCCGGTCGGGTTTCGGGTCGCGGACGACCAGGTACAGCACCTTCAACGCGGCCTGCTCGTGGCCGAAGTGCCCGCGTCGGCGGGTGGCTTGCCGCAGCCGGGAGTTGAGTGACTCGATGGCGTTGGTGGTGTAGACCACCCGGCGGATCTCCGGCGGGAACGCCAGGAACGGGGTGAACTGCTCCCACGCGCTGCGCCACAGCTTGATGATGACCGGATACCGGTCACCCCAGTCTGCTTCGAACTGCTCGAACCGCTGCTCGGCGGCCTCGACAGTCGGCGCGGTGTAGACGATCCGCAGCGCTGTGGTGATCTGCCCCCAGTGCGCCTTGGAGGCATACCGCAGACTCGCCCGGACCAGGTGCACGACATACAGCTGCACGGTGGCCCGCGGCCAGATCTCGGTCACCGACTCGGGAAGTCCTTTGAGCCCGTCACAGGCCACGATGCACACATCCGCCACGCTCCGGTTACGCAGCTCGGCAAGGCACGCCATCCCATGCTTGGCGGCCTCACCGCCGGTGCCGACCCACATGCCCAGCACGTCGCGTTCGCCGGCCAGGTTGACCCCGACCGCCACATACACCGGACGGTTGGACACCTGCCCGTCACGGATCTTGACATACAGCGCGTCAATCAGCAGCACCGTATACACGCGGCAGGTTCTAGCGATCGTTGCGAATCCTGATCGGAAGGACTCGCCGTGGCCCGTTACGCGTGGAACAAGGCTTCGCTGCAGACCAAGCGCCGGTTCTTTGAGTTGATCCGCCAGGGCATCAGTGGCCAGGCCGCCTCGTTCGCGGTCGGCGTGTCGCCGAGCTGTGGCTCGTTGTGGTTCATCGACGCTGACCGGGTGAGCTTCATCGAGCACCCGATCAGCCGCCGTTATTTCAGTCAGGACGACCGGATCGAGATCGCCGAGGGGTTGGCGGTCGGCGAGAAGGTCGCCGCGATTGCCGATCGGATCGGCAAGAGCCTTCAGAGCGTCTACCGCGAGATCAAACGCAACAGCAAGCCTGACGGCAGTTATCAGCCGTGGTTCGCGCACAACCAGGCCTACCTACGTCGTCGACGCCCGAGGCAGCATCGATTCGCAGCTGACGAGGAGTTGCGTTGCGTCGTGGCCGGCAAGCTGAGGCTGGAGTGGTCACCGGCACAGATCGCCCGATGGCTGCGTCGGCGATGGCCCAAGAGGCGCTCCTGGCACGTCTGCGTCGAGACGATCTACGAGGCCGTCTACCGAGGCCTGATCGTCGTGGCTGACCGGATGACCTTGCGAACTGGGCGAGTCTACCGACACCGGCGAGGCCGCGGCCGCACGCGCGACGGCGCGTTGAAGCAGTCGACGAACATGAAGACCATCCACGAAAGACCCGCCGCTGTCGAGTCTCGCGAGCAGCTCGGGCATTGGGAAGGCGACCTGATCATCGGTTCCGGCCTGCGGTCGGCGATCGCCACGCTCGTCGAGCGCAAGAGCCGACTCACACTGCTCGTTCCGCTGCGTGATGGCCACACGGCGCCCCAGGTCGGCGACGCGCTGATCGCGACCTTCACCACGTTGCCGCCGTCGCTGCGTCGAACGCTGACCTGGGACCAGGGCAACGAAATGTTCCACCACGAACGCATCGAGCGAGAGACCGGGCTCAAGATCTACTTCGCCGACGCTCATTCGCCCTAGCAGCGGGGCAGCAACGAGAACACCAACGGGCTGCTACGTCAGTACTTCCCCAAAGGCACCGACCTACGAATCGTCACCGACCAGCGCATCCGAGAGGTCACCGACCGGCTCAACCAACGCCCGCGTCTGTGCCTCGACGACCGCACTCCCGATCAGTTGATGGCACGATGGCGACGTCACCTCCTCGCACGTTGACTCGCAACGATCGCTAGAAACCGCCCGCGGTCCAACGGCCACGCCTGCCACACCGCGAGTTCTTCGGTGACCTAGTCGGTCACCCGCGACACCAGATCCCGCGACACCTCCACGTCATAGATCTCCGCCAGATGCGCCTGGATCTGCCCGGTCGTCAATCCCTTGGCACACAAGCTGATGATCGCCTCATCAAACCCCTCCAGACGGCGGGCCTGCTTGGGCACGATCCGCGGAGCGAAGCTACCCGCCCGATCCCGCGGCACCCGCAGCCGCACCGGCCCGACCTCGGTACGCACCGTCTTGGCCGAGGTCCCGTTGCGCTGGTTGTCGGCCCCGGCCGGCGGGATCTGCCCACCTTCATAGCCCAGATGCTCGGCCATCTCGGCTTCCAACGCGGTCTGCAACACGGTGCGGATCACCTGCTGCAACAGCCCGCCCTCACCCACCAGCGACACACCCTCGGCCCGGGCCCGCTCGATCAACTCCCGCACGATCCGCACATCCAAGCCCGCTCCCGACGCTGCCGCCGGGACAGCCGCCTGACCAGCGGAATCCTCCGCCACTGACTCCAACTCCGACACAGACGATCCTTCCCGCCGAGACGCCCGCCCCAGCACTCTGGATCACCAGCCCACCCACAAAATCCCGGACAGGCCCTACTCCGGTCAGCCCCGTAGTACACGAGCCGTAGCGCTGGCGCTTCGTTGGTCTGCCGCGTGGCTGTGTCCTGCCGGTTGGTTACCTACCAAGTCCAGGTTGTTGGAGATGTTGGAGGTCCCGCAACTCCAGCTCGGGGCCTGGTAGCGCACCGACGGACGGGGTCGCGCGTAGGCCGGCGAGCATGACGTCGGCGTGGCGATGGTCGAGTTGCTGTTGGATGTCCGGGGGAATCGAGCCAGGTAGCGGCCGGGACAGGCGCACAAGGAGCAGCGCGATGTCCCCGAAGGTGACGCCTGTACGCAGCGTGCCTTGTGCTTGGGCCGTGTGGAGGAGGCCCTCGACCAGTTCGGTGGATCTCATCCGAGGTTCATTGATCTCGGGGTCATTGAGATCGAGCCGGTCGAGCAGCGTGGGGATGACGACCGAAGTTCGCAGATCGAGCACTGCGTGAACGTAGGCAGCGAGGGCTTCGATCGGGTCGTGGTGATCGCGCTGAGCTTGCTCGGCCGCCTCGGCGGTGTCGGTGAGGGCCCGCAGCACCACCGCACGCATGAGAGCGGCACGGTCGGGGAAGTGCCGGTACAGCGTGGCGATGCTGACCTCCGCCCGGCGGGCGATCTCTTCGAGCGAGGCCGTGGCGCCCTGCTCGACAAACACATCGCGGGCTGCGTTGAGCAGCGAGGCGCGGTTGCGCCGGGCGTCTGAGCGCATCGAGGCTCCCTCCTTGTTGCCAGTGGAACGTACCACTAGACGTAGGGTCCCCCTTCGGTTAGATTCGTAGGGTACCCCTACGTTTTGGAGGCGCGTGATGGACAGCGTGCACGCGATGACAGCACGCACCGTGCCGCAGAGTCGGCGATGGATCGTTCTCCTGGTGATCGCGGCCGCGCAGTTGATGACGGCTCTCGACGCGACGATCGTCAACATCGCCCTGCCCTCGGCCCAAGAGGCACTCGGTTTCAGCGACGCTCAGCGTCAATGGGTCGTCACGGGATACACCTTGTGCTTTGCGGGGCTTCTCCTCCTCGGCGGCAGGCTGGCCGACACCTTCGGCCGACGCCGGATGTTCCAGGTCGGTCTGCTCGGATTCGGGTTGGCGTCCCTGCTGGCGGGAGTCGCGCCCAGCCTCCCCGTCCTGATCGCGGGCCGGGCCGCCCAGGGCGTATTTGCGGCACTGATCGCCCCGACTGCGCTGTCTTTGCTCGCGGTGACATTCAGCGAACCGAAGCAGCGGGCCCGGGCGTTCGCCGTCTACGGCGCGGTGGCCAGCAGCGGCGCAGCATCCGGCCTGTTGCTCGGCGGGGTCCTCACCGAGTATCTGGATTGGCGCTGGTGTCTGTTCGTGAACGCTGCGGTCGCCCCCGTCGTGTTGCTCGCCGGGCGATGGGCGCTTCCCGACCCGCCGCGGTTCGAAACGGCTCGCATCGACGTGCCGTCCACCGTGTTGGCCACCGGCGGGTTGGCTGCCGTCGTGTTCGGGTGCAGCAGGGCGGCCGAGGATGGTTGGACCTCGACGGCGGTTCTGGGCGGGCTGGTCGCTGGTGGCTTTGCGCTGGGCGGCTTCGTGCTCCGACAGACGCGCGTGCCGGCACCGCTACTGCCGTTGCCGCTGTTCCGCGACCGCGGGCGCGTTAGCGCCTATGTCGCGGTCGCGGTCGCGGTCGTCGGGGTGTTCGGGATGTTCCTTTTGCTTACCTACTATCTGCAGGGCGTCCTTGGATACTCGCCGGCACGGGCCGGGGTGGCGGTGTTGCCGCTGGCACTGGCAAACGCACTCAGCGGCTATCAGCTCGGCAACCGGCTGATGTCCCGCGTCGCGCCGCGCTCACTGATCGCCGGTGGTCTGCTGGTCG
This genomic interval carries:
- a CDS encoding GntR family transcriptional regulator gives rise to the protein MVRPPGSERPLYVRIAMSLKARILAGTYQPGSRLPAEERLTDSFRASRSTIRQAIADLRATGYVTSRQGSGTFVADPLPIDPLSPRSGPVYTGFLDDLDHEAHHVHEIHRTRRVVAADARLAAQLRIPVGSGAVRFRGVRVREGRIYGVAVDTIPAEIAGHIDAAVRKRTPTIVDALEAVGYRGHESLQRVEPVALDDATARLCQRRAGEPALAMTGTGYGVDGTPIDAYTLTVVSGYGIGLHLVRASEPRADDLAR
- a CDS encoding adenosine deaminase family protein codes for the protein MCDISRESEDPAAEFTIGYLLGPQAPSGVVGLGLGGIEDGFPPDLFASSFQRARASGLAALPHAGETVGPDSIWGAVRTLRAARIGHGLRCLEDPALVEYLAVNRIPLDVAITSNARLKLVDGVPAHPITAMLDAGLVVTLNTDDPAYFQTTLTDELDLAHRVHGLSRDTLLGLQRNALDASYADGRTKERIRAELAAA
- a CDS encoding IS256 family transposase; translated protein: MYTVLLIDALYVKIRDGQVSNRPVYVAVGVNLAGERDVLGMWVGTGGEAAKHGMACLAELRNRSVADVCIVACDGLKGLPESVTEIWPRATVQLYVVHLVRASLRYASKAHWGQITTALRIVYTAPTVEAAEQRFEQFEADWGDRYPVIIKLWRSAWEQFTPFLAFPPEIRRVVYTTNAIESLNSRLRQATRRRGHFGHEQAALKVLYLVVRDPKPDRGQRDW
- a CDS encoding IS30 family transposase — translated: MARYAWNKASLQTKRRFFELIRQGISGQAASFAVGVSPSCGSLWFIDADRVSFIEHPISRRYFSQDDRIEIAEGLAVGEKVAAIADRIGKSLQSVYREIKRNSKPDGSYQPWFAHNQAYLRRRRPRQHRFAADEELRCVVAGKLRLEWSPAQIARWLRRRWPKRRSWHVCVETIYEAVYRGLIVVADRMTLRTGRVYRHRRGRGRTRDGALKQSTNMKTIHERPAAVESREQLGHWEGDLIIGSGLRSAIATLVERKSRLTLLVPLRDGHTAPQVGDALIATFTTLPPSLRRTLTWDQGNEMFHHERIERETGLKIYFADAHSP
- a CDS encoding IS256 family transposase — protein: MSELESVAEDSAGQAAVPAAASGAGLDVRIVRELIERARAEGVSLVGEGGLLQQVIRTVLQTALEAEMAEHLGYEGGQIPPAGADNQRNGTSAKTVRTEVGPVRLRVPRDRAGSFAPRIVPKQARRLEGFDEAIISLCAKGLTTGQIQAHLAEIYDVEVSRDLVSRVTD
- a CDS encoding TetR/AcrR family transcriptional regulator produces the protein MRSDARRNRASLLNAARDVFVEQGATASLEEIARRAEVSIATLYRHFPDRAALMRAVVLRALTDTAEAAEQAQRDHHDPIEALAAYVHAVLDLRTSVVIPTLLDRLDLNDPEINEPRMRSTELVEGLLHTAQAQGTLRTGVTFGDIALLLVRLSRPLPGSIPPDIQQQLDHRHADVMLAGLRATPSVGALPGPELELRDLQHLQQPGLGR
- a CDS encoding MFS transporter, with product MDSVHAMTARTVPQSRRWIVLLVIAAAQLMTALDATIVNIALPSAQEALGFSDAQRQWVVTGYTLCFAGLLLLGGRLADTFGRRRMFQVGLLGFGLASLLAGVAPSLPVLIAGRAAQGVFAALIAPTALSLLAVTFSEPKQRARAFAVYGAVASSGAASGLLLGGVLTEYLDWRWCLFVNAAVAPVVLLAGRWALPDPPRFETARIDVPSTVLATGGLAAVVFGCSRAAEDGWTSTAVLGGLVAGGFALGGFVLRQTRVPAPLLPLPLFRDRGRVSAYVAVAVAVVGVFGMFLLLTYYLQGVLGYSPARAGVAVLPLALANALSGYQLGNRLMSRVAPRSLIAGGLLVAACGLAVMSRLSSGSSYFSVVLPAEVLVGVGLGAIFPPAFRLAVHGIAPRDAGVASALANIATQVGSSIGVAVLNTIAVTATAAYAAAHASAARPSTAALIHGYATAAASAAVLLAAAAVLVFIEPFSSWWGCVGPLGIETGS